TGGGCCTGAACTACCCGCTGAGTATCCTGCTCGCCATGGTGATCACCGGGGTCATCGGGGGGCTCATCTATCGCTTCATCCTGATCCGGGTCCGGGGAATGGCCATTTCCGAGATCATAGCATCCTACGCCATCGGCCTCGCCATCCTTGAGGGCTTTCGCTGGTGGGGATTCAAGGGCCTGACATACACCCTGCCCGTTTTCCTGGAGGGAAGCATCACCATCGGAGATGTGCCCGTGGACCTCCATCGGATCCTTGTGGTGGTGATAGGTGCGGCCGTAGTGGGCTTCCTCTGGATGTTCACACACTTCACCCGGGTCGGCCTGGCCCTTCGGGGAATGGCCCAGGATGAAAGGGCCGCCCTCATGCTCGGGATCGATTCGGATCTTATGGCTATTGTGGCCATGACCTTCGGGTCCATGCTGGCCGGGCTGTCGGCCGTGCTTCTTCTCCCCTTAGGTAATATAGTGGTGGAAGCGGGTTACAACGTGTTGGTTCTCGCCATTGCCGTCTGTATCGTGGGCGGCCTGGGGAGCTGGATGGGGGCTGTTTTGGCCGCGTTCCTGATCGGGTTCGCCCAGATCCTGACCGTGGTCTATCTTGGTTCTCACTACCAGATGGTGGTGGCGCTCCTTGCCATCATATTGACTCTTGTTCTCCGGCCTTCGGGCCTTTTCGGGAAGCAGAAGGAACTGGAAGAAAGGGTATAAAACGTGGCGACTCAAACCGGGAAGCGAAAGGAAAGGCTGGATCGGGGCATCAAGGTCCGAACAGATGGAATCTATGCCCTGATGTCCTGGAAAGAATTGTCCTACCTCATTCTGCCCAGGGCGGTGCTGATTTTGGGGATGCTGATGCTCCCCTTGGTCATGCCGGGCATGTACTGGCAAAGGGTTGTTTCCATTGTTTGCATCTATGCGCTCCTGGCTCTCAGTTTCGATTTCCTGGCCCACTTCCTGGGCCTGGTTTCCCTGGGCGGGGCCTTCTTTATCGGCGTTGGAGGGTACCTTTCCGCCATCCTCAATACGCAATATGGACTTTCCCCCCTTTGGGCCATTCCCCTTGCAACCCTTGCAGGAGGTGTCGTCTGTACAATTCTCCTGCTTCCCTGTCTTCCTCTTCGGGGAGTCTACTTCGCCATCATAAGCCTTATGTTCCCCCTTGCCATGGCCCGTATCATCGAGGCCCTGGACATCTTCGGCGGAACGGACGGGATCATGGGAATAGAGAGCTTCGCCAACCGCTGGTTCGAGCAATATGCCGTGATTCTCATCGTTTTGGGATGCCTTTTCGGCCTGAGGCGTTTGGTCAATCTGGACCTGGGATTGGTCTTTCGGGCCGTCAAGGATAACGATCAGGCGGTCCGGGCCTCCGGGATGAGCCTGACCCGTTACAAGGCCATGGGCGTTTTCATCGCCTCGGCCATGGGATGCATGGCTGGGGCCTGCCTAGTGCATATCTACATGTGGTCGGGCATCTCGTTGTTCGCCCTGGATTTTTCCATACTTCCCATCGCGGCCACAGTGATCGGCGGGGGAGGAACCCTGGTAGGTCCTGTTTTGGGATGTTTTATTCTGGTACCCATCTCGGAACTGCTCCGGGCCTTCGGGACCTTGCGGATCGTTTTCTATGCCCTGATTCTCATGGGCTTCATTGTCTTCAGGAGTGAGGGGCTCATGGTCTTCGGGCAGCGCAAGTACCATCAGTTTGAAAGGTGGGTCAAGGTATGAATCGTGAACCGATGCTGGAGGTGCGGGGTGTCACCAAGACCTTTGGGGGAATCCTGGCCTTGAACAATGTCAGTTTCGACCTCTTCCCCGGTGACATCCTGGGAATCATCGGACCGAACGGGTCCGGGAAGACCACCCTCGTCAACTGCATCACGGGGTTTGTCAAGATGACTTCAGGCCGGGTGCGGTTCAAGGGCAGGAACATCACCGGTAAACCGGCCCACAAGATCGCGGATATGGGCATCACCCGGACTTTTCAGATCATGCGGCCCTATTACAGCCTTCCGGCCTATAAAAATCTGGTTATTCCCCTATACTCGCCGCGCGCCAGGAGAACGGGAGGATGGAGAGGCGGAGGGAAACTAGGTGACCGGGATACCGTTGGGATCGACATCCTGGAAGAGATCGGTTTTGAACGGGATTCCCACGTGCCTTACAAGATGGCGGCAACCCTTCCGACGGGATATCTCAAGCGGCTGGAGTTGGCCAGGTGCCTGGCTTTGAAGCCGGAGATCATTCTTTGCGATGAGGTTTTTTCCGGCTTGAGTATGAGCGAAATCGCCAGCATGGTTCCCTTGATCGAACGCCTCCAGATGGACGGCATCACCCTGATCATGATCGAACACCGGCTCAGGGAGCTATTCCGGGTGGCCAACCGGATCCTGGTCCTTAATTTCGGCGAGAAACTCATGGAGGGGACCCCGGAAGAGGTCATGGGAGATGAGCGGGTGAAGGAGGCCTATTTTGGATCCGAGGAAGTGGAGGAGGTCATGACCTATGCTTGAAGCAAGGGAGCTGATGGTCTTTTATGAGAATATGCTGGCCCTGAACAATGTGTCTGTGGGCTGCGGGGAGAACCAGATCGTGGGAATCTTCGGGGCCAACAGCGCCGGGAAGTCCACACTCATGTATACTCTGTCCGGTATCATCGAGGATATCCGTAAAAAGGAGGAGATGGCGGGGGGGGAACGGATCACGGTGATGGGCCGCCTTACCTTCAGGGGCGAGGATATCACCGACCTGAAACCAAGTCAGAGGGCCAGGCGTGGATTGATCCTCTGCCCGGAGCGACGAAGAATCTTCACTGAGAGCAGTGTCCTGGAGAACCTGAGAATCGGGGGATACCTTGCCAGTCCATCCCAGGCCGGGGATACGCTGGACTATGTGTTCCACTTGTTCCCGGCCCTGGTGAAGCTCAAGAAGAGGCTCGGTGGTTTTCTGAGCGGCGGAGAGCAGCAGATGCTGGCCATCGGCAGGGCCCTCATGGCCCAACCCAGACTTCTCCTCCTGGATGAACCCCTCATGGGACTCAGTCCCCTGATCCAGTCGATCCTCGTGAAGGCCACTCGGGAGATCCGGAACGAAAAGGGAATATCGATTATCGTGACCGAGCAGTATGCAAGACCGGTCCTGCCTATAGTAGACTATGCCTTTATTCTGGAAAACGGATCTGCGGTGATGGAAGGGTCCCGGGAGGATTTGATGAACAACCCGGATGTGCGGTCCGCCTATTTTGGGGTTTAGTATGGTGAGTTCAACATGGGAGCAATCGGCTTCCGCCTTGGACCGGAAAACGGAGAAAACGGTTGAAGAGGGAACCATGCAGGAGACTTTAATGGAACTCGAAAAGGAATCCACCTTTTCACGTTTTGACCGGATGAGCGAACAATATCCGGCAAGACCCGCGGTCACATATCTTGGTGAGGATTTCTCCTTCGCCCGCCTCCGGAACCTGAGCGAGCGGTTCGCGGGGGGACTGGCGGAAATGGGCGTGCGAAAGGGCGATCGTGTCATGCTTTACCTTGCCAACTGCGTCCAATGGGTGATCGCCTACCTGGGGATCCAGAAGCTCGGGGCCGTCCTCGTTCCAGTCTCCCCCATCTATACCTCCTTTGAGATCGAGTACATGGTCAAGGATGCCGAAGTAGAGACCGTCGTCTGTCTGGATACCAACTTTTGCTATGTCAAGGAAGTCTTTCCCACGACGGGGCTCAAGCGGGCCATCGTGACCAACCTGGCCGACCCCCTTCCTTTTTATAAGCGGGCCTTGGGGAAATGCTTTGACAAGGTTCCCCACGGCAAGGTGGACAAGGCCGATGGAGTTTACTCCTTTATGTCCCTTTTGAAGCATCCTCCTTTGCGGGAAAAGGTGGAGATTGATCCATGGAACGACCTTTCATATATCCTTTACACAGGGGGAACGACGGGATTTCCCAAGGGAGTGCCCGGCAATCACATCGGCATGACTTCCTACGTAAAGGACGTGATCGAAGAAGTAGCGGGAGATCATCTCAAGGAAGGGGAGGATGTCTATATCGCGGTAAATCCCCTTTTTCACATCATGGCCTTGGGGCTTTTCATGGCCTTGGGGCTCAACAAGGGAAACCGGACCCTCTTGATGCCAGTGCCACAGGTGGATGCCATTCTCGAGAGCATTCAGCGCTATAGTGTCCGATGGATGCTCGGGGTTCCGGCCCTCTACCGCATGATCCTGGAAAACGACCGTCTGGCTCAATACAACCTGGATTCCCTGACTTATTGCTATTGCGGCGGGGACATGCTTCCGGTGGAGGTCTTCAGAAGATGGAAGGAGCATACCGGTGTCCCCATCTGCCAGGTTTACGGTTCCACTGAGGCGGGGCATGTGAGCTACAGCCGCATCGACCGGGAACCCAAGCCGGCGGCCATCGGCCTGCCCCTGAGGAGCCGGGAATGTATCGTGGTGGACCCCGATACCCTGGAAAGGGTCCCCAGGGGCAGCAGCGGTGAACTCCTGGTGACTTCTCCCTATACCCTGAAGACTTACTGGAAAAAGCCGGAGGAGACCCGGCGCTCTTATGTGGAGATCGAAGGGAAGACCTATTACCGGATGGGGGATTTCGTCAAACAGGACGAGGAAGGTGAACTGATCTATGTGGAACGCTCGGCGGACATCATCAAGCATAAGGCCTATCGGGTTTCTGCCTCGGAAGTGGAAGCCGTGCTCCAGGATCATCCCACCGTCATCGGGGCCTGCGTTGTTGGCGTGCCTGATCAAA
This genomic stretch from Deltaproteobacteria bacterium harbors:
- a CDS encoding branched-chain amino acid ABC transporter permease, yielding MEIIIYGIINSTALALMALGFALVYGISRVPNFAHGALYVICGFITWSFLNKLGLNYPLSILLAMVITGVIGGLIYRFILIRVRGMAISEIIASYAIGLAILEGFRWWGFKGLTYTLPVFLEGSITIGDVPVDLHRILVVVIGAAVVGFLWMFTHFTRVGLALRGMAQDERAALMLGIDSDLMAIVAMTFGSMLAGLSAVLLLPLGNIVVEAGYNVLVLAIAVCIVGGLGSWMGAVLAAFLIGFAQILTVVYLGSHYQMVVALLAIILTLVLRPSGLFGKQKELEERV
- a CDS encoding branched-chain amino acid ABC transporter permease, producing the protein MSWKELSYLILPRAVLILGMLMLPLVMPGMYWQRVVSIVCIYALLALSFDFLAHFLGLVSLGGAFFIGVGGYLSAILNTQYGLSPLWAIPLATLAGGVVCTILLLPCLPLRGVYFAIISLMFPLAMARIIEALDIFGGTDGIMGIESFANRWFEQYAVILIVLGCLFGLRRLVNLDLGLVFRAVKDNDQAVRASGMSLTRYKAMGVFIASAMGCMAGACLVHIYMWSGISLFALDFSILPIAATVIGGGGTLVGPVLGCFILVPISELLRAFGTLRIVFYALILMGFIVFRSEGLMVFGQRKYHQFERWVKV
- a CDS encoding ABC transporter ATP-binding protein, giving the protein MNREPMLEVRGVTKTFGGILALNNVSFDLFPGDILGIIGPNGSGKTTLVNCITGFVKMTSGRVRFKGRNITGKPAHKIADMGITRTFQIMRPYYSLPAYKNLVIPLYSPRARRTGGWRGGGKLGDRDTVGIDILEEIGFERDSHVPYKMAATLPTGYLKRLELARCLALKPEIILCDEVFSGLSMSEIASMVPLIERLQMDGITLIMIEHRLRELFRVANRILVLNFGEKLMEGTPEEVMGDERVKEAYFGSEEVEEVMTYA
- a CDS encoding ABC transporter ATP-binding protein: MLEARELMVFYENMLALNNVSVGCGENQIVGIFGANSAGKSTLMYTLSGIIEDIRKKEEMAGGERITVMGRLTFRGEDITDLKPSQRARRGLILCPERRRIFTESSVLENLRIGGYLASPSQAGDTLDYVFHLFPALVKLKKRLGGFLSGGEQQMLAIGRALMAQPRLLLLDEPLMGLSPLIQSILVKATREIRNEKGISIIVTEQYARPVLPIVDYAFILENGSAVMEGSREDLMNNPDVRSAYFGV
- a CDS encoding AMP-binding protein, which produces MELEKESTFSRFDRMSEQYPARPAVTYLGEDFSFARLRNLSERFAGGLAEMGVRKGDRVMLYLANCVQWVIAYLGIQKLGAVLVPVSPIYTSFEIEYMVKDAEVETVVCLDTNFCYVKEVFPTTGLKRAIVTNLADPLPFYKRALGKCFDKVPHGKVDKADGVYSFMSLLKHPPLREKVEIDPWNDLSYILYTGGTTGFPKGVPGNHIGMTSYVKDVIEEVAGDHLKEGEDVYIAVNPLFHIMALGLFMALGLNKGNRTLLMPVPQVDAILESIQRYSVRWMLGVPALYRMILENDRLAQYNLDSLTYCYCGGDMLPVEVFRRWKEHTGVPICQVYGSTEAGHVSYSRIDREPKPAAIGLPLRSRECIVVDPDTLERVPRGSSGELLVTSPYTLKTYWKKPEETRRSYVEIEGKTYYRMGDFVKQDEEGELIYVERSADIIKHKAYRVSASEVEAVLQDHPTVIGACVVGVPDQKVGERIKAIVVLKEDARGVGGAELIRWCREHLASYKVPSYIEFRDMLPKSKVGKLLRREIRDEERRRLEKEKVKTSGSR